One Spiroplasma endosymbiont of Nebria brevicollis DNA window includes the following coding sequences:
- a CDS encoding DNA cytosine methyltransferase, producing MVTHDNGNTFKVITDELKLLGYIIPHKPLVIDSLNLGIPMYRKRIYIPAIRSEFINSNSQEMTNYITKLIDNSKLNINIWDVISENKVENKYYLQNYQLKIINMWDEFYKKIDIKIIGFPIWADVFLKRTLIHSLFENKK from the coding sequence TTGGTAACTCATGATAATGGTAATACTTTTAAAGTAATTACAGATGAGTTAAAATTACTAGGTTATATAATTCCTCATAAACCTTTAGTTATTGATTCTTTAAATTTAGGGATACCAATGTATAGAAAAAGAATATATATACCTGCAATTAGAAGCGAATTTATTAATAGTAATAGTCAAGAAATGACTAACTATATTACTAAATTAATTGATAATTCAAAGTTAAATATTAATATTTGAGATGTTATTAGCGAAAATAAAGTTGAAAATAAATATTATTTGCAAAATTACCAATTAAAAATAATAAATATGTGAGATGAATTTTATAAAAAAATTGATATTAAAATAATTGGATTTCCAATTTGAGCTGATGTTTTTTTAAAGAGAACATTAATACATTCCCTATTTGAAAACAAAAAATAA
- a CDS encoding vitamin B12-dependent ribonucleotide reductase codes for MYNQTLKDNLNNDISKHFTHLKTIEKNYNITHDGVSRMVMLDRYAQKDKNLITLKPGDLVITIIREDAIFPTRGIGFIVEELENQNYSIKIEDEYLGSIDPELIKTSGKAGIIHKQKYELEKPLELFYEQIAYRVSKALAVKESPKKQKSYLNLFYEELKSLNIVPAGRVLYGAGSDSDVTFFNCFVMPFIRDSRSGIAAHRQEVMEIMSHGGGVGSNGSTLRPKGTVAKTVGSKSSGAVSWLNDLSTLTHLVEQGGSRRGAQMIMLADWHPDIIEFIISKMQNAKILLWLKENSKCSIIRDEANKKLKFETLSEQDRRTFESIVSNEQLFTEEIIENAKHKLAVGGTWQVVRSDFLTGTNISVTISDEFMNAVTNNGKWNLRFPDLDNYTTTQKQGYDEHWNKIGDVHDWEKMGYPIKNYYTINATDLWDLFNFCATYSAEPGIFFIDRANEMTNAQAYGMRVVATNPCGEQPLSPYSVCNLSAINLANFVDKKTSTILYDKLTKCVETCVRLQDNVIDATPYFLETNKKQALGERRVGLGVMGLHDLLIWGNLKYGSKEANKVVDEIFETITTTAYRASINIAKEKGSFPFLKSREAFINTGFMKTMPEDIRQDVLKYGIRNSHLITVAPTGSTGTMVGVSTGLEPYFAFSYFRSGRLGKFMEVKAKIVSEWLQYHPEFKEKPLPDIFVPAMQLTPEAHADVQCIIQRWVDSSISKTVNAPKGYTVKKVKQIYYKLYKDGAKGGTVYVDGSRDSQVLSLSDDDNQMQEQVNLSDLGVIETFIDTIDEIRPIKPGFRSDRQDRKIGTGLGDLCTMCKEGVLVFSAGCYTCNNCGIQSKCGL; via the coding sequence ATGTACAATCAAACTTTAAAAGATAACTTAAATAATGATATTAGTAAACATTTTACGCATTTAAAAACTATTGAAAAAAACTATAATATTACTCATGATGGAGTTTCAAGAATGGTCATGCTTGACCGCTATGCCCAAAAAGATAAAAATTTAATTACATTAAAACCTGGTGATTTGGTAATAACAATCATTCGTGAAGATGCAATTTTTCCAACAAGAGGCATTGGTTTTATTGTTGAAGAATTAGAAAATCAAAACTATTCTATCAAAATTGAAGATGAATATCTCGGTTCAATTGACCCAGAATTAATTAAAACATCAGGAAAAGCAGGTATTATTCATAAACAAAAATATGAGTTAGAAAAACCATTGGAATTATTTTATGAACAAATTGCTTATCGTGTAAGCAAAGCGTTGGCTGTCAAAGAATCACCTAAAAAGCAAAAATCATATTTAAACCTATTTTATGAAGAACTGAAATCATTAAACATTGTTCCAGCAGGACGTGTATTATATGGCGCTGGTAGTGACTCTGATGTTACTTTCTTTAATTGCTTCGTAATGCCTTTCATTCGTGACTCTCGAAGCGGTATTGCTGCTCACCGCCAAGAAGTAATGGAAATCATGTCACACGGTGGTGGTGTTGGTTCTAATGGTTCAACGCTAAGACCCAAAGGTACTGTTGCGAAAACGGTTGGTAGTAAATCTTCGGGAGCAGTTTCATGACTTAATGATTTATCAACATTAACACATTTAGTTGAACAAGGTGGTTCACGACGTGGAGCGCAAATGATTATGCTTGCTGATTGACACCCTGATATTATTGAATTTATTATTTCAAAAATGCAAAATGCCAAAATATTATTATGACTAAAAGAAAATTCTAAGTGTAGTATCATACGTGATGAAGCGAATAAAAAGTTAAAGTTTGAAACACTTTCCGAACAAGATCGTCGCACATTTGAATCTATTGTAAGTAACGAACAATTATTTACAGAAGAAATTATTGAAAATGCTAAACATAAACTAGCAGTTGGTGGAACTTGACAAGTAGTTCGTAGTGATTTTTTAACTGGTACAAACATCTCTGTAACCATTTCTGATGAATTTATGAACGCTGTAACAAATAATGGTAAGTGAAACCTACGTTTCCCTGACTTAGATAACTATACAACTACCCAAAAACAAGGTTATGATGAACATTGAAATAAAATTGGTGATGTCCATGATTGAGAAAAAATGGGATATCCAATTAAAAATTACTACACTATTAACGCTACTGATTTATGAGATTTATTTAATTTCTGTGCTACCTACTCAGCTGAACCAGGTATTTTCTTCATTGATAGAGCTAATGAAATGACTAATGCCCAAGCATATGGAATGCGCGTAGTTGCAACTAATCCTTGTGGAGAGCAACCGCTATCTCCTTATTCAGTATGTAACTTATCTGCAATTAATTTAGCTAATTTTGTTGATAAAAAAACTAGTACCATTCTTTATGATAAATTAACAAAATGTGTAGAGACTTGTGTTCGTTTACAAGATAATGTTATTGATGCGACTCCTTATTTCTTAGAAACTAACAAAAAACAAGCCCTTGGTGAACGAAGAGTTGGATTAGGAGTAATGGGTTTACATGACTTATTAATTTGAGGTAATTTAAAATATGGTTCAAAAGAAGCAAATAAAGTTGTTGATGAAATTTTTGAAACTATTACGACAACTGCTTATCGCGCGTCAATTAATATTGCTAAAGAAAAAGGTAGTTTCCCATTCTTAAAATCACGTGAAGCATTTATCAATACTGGATTTATGAAAACAATGCCAGAAGACATTAGACAAGATGTTCTTAAATATGGCATTAGAAATTCTCATTTAATAACTGTTGCTCCAACTGGTTCAACAGGAACCATGGTCGGAGTATCAACAGGGTTAGAACCTTACTTTGCTTTCTCATATTTCCGTTCAGGACGTCTTGGTAAATTCATGGAAGTAAAAGCTAAAATTGTTAGTGAATGATTACAATATCATCCAGAATTTAAAGAAAAACCATTACCAGATATCTTTGTCCCTGCCATGCAATTAACACCTGAAGCACACGCTGATGTTCAATGTATAATTCAACGTTGAGTAGACTCTTCAATTTCAAAAACTGTTAATGCTCCTAAAGGATATACAGTAAAAAAAGTTAAACAAATTTACTACAAATTATACAAAGATGGTGCTAAAGGCGGAACGGTTTATGTTGATGGAAGTAGAGATAGTCAAGTATTATCTTTATCTGATGATGATAATCAAATGCAAGAACAAGTGAATCTAAGCGATTTAGGAGTTATTGAAACATTTATTGATACTATTGATGAAATTCGTCCAATTAAACCAGGATTTAGAAGTGACCGTCAAGACCGTAAAATTGGTACAGGTTTAGGTGACTTATGTACTATGTGTAAAGAAGGTGTACTAGTGTTTAGTGCTGGATGTTACACTTGCAACAATTGTGGCATTCAATCTAAATGTGGATTATAA
- the rplI gene encoding 50S ribosomal protein L9, translating into MTKVKVVLLKDVKNYGKSGEVVNVSDGYGKNYLLPNKLAVIATNEALKINQKEKNRNTEIRNEQLANFQNIKKQLADITLQFKLKTNNGKVSGAVSAKQICELLAKKYNIIIDKHKFIKFRTIHEIGIANITIKLDITITANLKVEVTGE; encoded by the coding sequence GTGACAAAAGTGAAAGTGGTCCTTCTAAAAGATGTAAAAAATTATGGTAAAAGTGGTGAAGTTGTTAATGTAAGTGATGGTTATGGTAAAAATTATTTATTACCAAACAAACTAGCAGTAATAGCAACAAACGAAGCTTTAAAAATTAATCAAAAAGAAAAGAACAGAAATACGGAAATACGGAATGAACAATTAGCAAATTTTCAAAATATTAAAAAACAATTGGCAGACATTACTTTACAATTTAAATTAAAAACTAATAATGGTAAAGTATCAGGTGCAGTTTCTGCTAAACAAATCTGTGAATTATTAGCAAAAAAATATAATATAATTATTGATAAACATAAGTTTATTAAATTCAGAACTATTCATGAGATTGGAATAGCTAACATTACTATTAAGTTAGACATAACAATTACTGCTAATTTAAAGGTGGAAGTAACAGGAGAATAA
- a CDS encoding R3H domain-containing nucleic acid-binding protein produces MQAPYHFEAMSNNQRKIIHELVKKIDGIVSYSLGAGQERHVVIKSENLEQP; encoded by the coding sequence ATTCAAGCCCCTTATCATTTTGAAGCGATGTCCAATAATCAACGTAAAATAATTCATGAATTAGTAAAAAAAATTGATGGAATTGTAAGTTATTCATTAGGTGCTGGTCAAGAACGTCATGTGGTAATCAAATCAGAAAATTTAGAACAACCCTAG
- a CDS encoding GNAT family protein — MNASKQLPIISTIESERLILRPITLDDAPALFNYARDEIVTKFVPWQPHKTIANSIKFIEFLLSEYEARSALMWAVQLRSDKTNTIIGTCGFIRYYEHTKCLEIGYAFNHKVWGKGYAKEALLAVIKYGFEVTDTIRIEGSCVVDNIGSAKTMSSVGMQLEGISRSNFIKDGKVADCKIFCIIRSDV; from the coding sequence ATGAATGCCAGTAAACAATTACCTATTATTTCTACTATTGAAAGTGAACGTTTAATTTTACGTCCTATTACTTTAGATGATGCCCCTGCTCTTTTTAATTATGCTAGAGATGAAATTGTGACAAAGTTTGTTCCATGACAACCTCATAAAACGATTGCTAATAGTATTAAATTTATTGAGTTCTTACTATCAGAGTATGAAGCACGCAGTGCTTTAATGTGAGCAGTTCAATTGAGATCAGATAAAACTAATACTATTATTGGTACTTGTGGTTTTATTCGTTACTATGAACATACTAAATGTCTAGAAATTGGTTACGCTTTTAATCATAAGGTGTGAGGTAAAGGTTATGCCAAAGAAGCATTGCTTGCTGTAATTAAATATGGATTTGAAGTTACTGATACCATTAGAATTGAAGGTAGTTGTGTAGTTGATAACATAGGCTCTGCTAAAACAATGAGTAGTGTTGGTATGCAACTAGAAGGTATTTCACGCAGTAATTTTATTAAAGATGGTAAAGTTGCTGATTGTAAAATTTTTTGCATTATTAGAAGTGATGTTTAA
- the rpsR gene encoding 30S ribosomal protein S18, whose product MNNGKPRSFSRRKFCFITKNQIAYIDYKDIELLTKFMGNNNKILPARTTGTNPKYQRQLAIAIKRAQIMGLLPYSR is encoded by the coding sequence ATGAATAATGGGAAACCAAGAAGTTTTTCAAGAAGAAAATTTTGCTTTATTACTAAAAATCAAATCGCTTATATTGACTATAAAGATATTGAATTATTAACTAAATTTATGGGTAATAATAATAAAATCTTACCAGCAAGAACTACAGGAACTAATCCTAAATATCAACGTCAATTAGCTATTGCTATTAAACGTGCTCAAATCATGGGTCTATTACCATACTCAAGATAA
- the rpsF gene encoding 30S ribosomal protein S6, whose protein sequence is MEDLNKKHNYEIMYIVDDQNQEKAQLIKKELIAILVENGGEIKKEEDAIRTFAYDINKKVKGHYFIIEVSTSPKNIANFNRVVLIKQKQLEVIRFLVINLDSEKINKFKVKRQVEPSNYVRTARPGNRERTPYNREGDTERKPRPIAGTESASHHRPRSNYVPKTNNAPSTIKKD, encoded by the coding sequence GTGGAAGATTTAAACAAAAAACATAATTATGAAATTATGTACATCGTTGATGATCAAAATCAAGAGAAAGCACAATTAATTAAAAAAGAATTAATTGCTATTCTAGTTGAAAACGGTGGAGAAATTAAAAAAGAAGAAGATGCAATTCGTACATTTGCTTATGACATTAACAAAAAAGTTAAAGGTCACTACTTTATCATTGAAGTATCTACTTCACCAAAAAATATTGCCAATTTTAATCGTGTAGTTTTAATTAAACAAAAACAATTAGAAGTTATTCGCTTCTTAGTTATTAACCTTGATAGTGAAAAAATTAATAAATTTAAAGTAAAACGTCAAGTAGAACCTAGCAATTATGTAAGAACAGCAAGACCTGGAAATCGTGAACGTACACCATACAATCGCGAAGGAGACACAGAAAGAAAACCAAGACCAATTGCTGGTACTGAATCTGCTAGTCACCATCGCCCACGTAGTAACTATGTTCCTAAAACAAATAATGCACCAAGCACTATTAAAAAAGACTAA
- a CDS encoding deoxynucleoside kinase has translation MKIVLSGVVGVGKSTVSNQLSKQLKFKIMDEPVANNPYLDDFYQSPLEYAFKMQIFMLMARSKQLKDSQKLENVIFDRSILEDPIFVEVLKTQDNMSERDYQVYLDFYNNVITSSLYFDPQVKPDLIIYLRVNVDKAIERIKLRGRESEKNVPREYWKLLNDKYEQWYEREKKQFNFLVIDTNEITPGEIIKKITDYLTKK, from the coding sequence ATGAAAATTGTATTATCAGGAGTTGTTGGTGTTGGAAAAAGCACTGTTAGTAATCAATTATCCAAACAATTAAAATTTAAAATTATGGATGAACCTGTAGCAAATAATCCTTATTTAGATGATTTTTATCAAAGTCCTTTAGAGTATGCATTTAAGATGCAAATTTTTATGTTGATGGCGCGTAGTAAACAATTAAAGGATTCACAAAAATTAGAAAATGTTATTTTTGATCGTAGTATTTTAGAAGACCCTATTTTTGTAGAAGTATTAAAAACACAAGATAATATGAGTGAACGTGATTATCAAGTATATTTGGATTTTTATAACAATGTCATTACTTCTTCGCTTTATTTTGACCCACAAGTTAAACCTGATTTAATAATTTATCTAAGAGTAAATGTTGATAAAGCTATTGAACGAATTAAACTTCGTGGTAGAGAGTCAGAAAAAAATGTTCCAAGAGAATATTGAAAGTTATTAAATGATAAATATGAACAATGATATGAAAGGGAGAAAAAACAATTTAATTTTTTAGTTATTGACACTAATGAGATTACTCCTGGTGAAATAATTAAAAAAATTACTGATTATTTAACTAAAAAATAA
- a CDS encoding DNA cytosine methyltransferase, translating to MDDYCKQVYNDNFNPSIFISDIKEINESDIPDFDLLCAGFPCQPFSKRI from the coding sequence ATAGATGATTATTGTAAACAAGTATATAATGATAATTTTAATCCTTCAATTTTTATTAGTGACATTAAAGAAATTAATGAAAGTGATATTCCTGACTTTGATTTATTATGCGCTGGATTTCCATGTCAACCTTTTTCAAAAAGGATTTAA
- a CDS encoding DHH family phosphoesterase yields the protein MFKSLRNYHLIMIVWLVVEILIGLTYFIVNIETSRQAVTIAVILSLVLGNFVIVCLYIFLFSLWIRHRYINTAEIIKLNNAQALTFGSVGMIVLDSDLSIMWVSEFLEDKGLGRLIGKSIVKLSRDLEQLISNNITQITLKIEDMLYDAIYLVQTRTILLQETTKYHFLYNKLQQEKLVFGVINVDNFYNSLQKLRVENQIRVEAFIKTELNDFANNYSGLLLGNIEDGYNILLYQNEFNKARNDNFPLIKNIREGVKKFKADITLSAGFSYGNAISKDLYDLAIESKELAVYRGGDQVVIREFGGNTVFIGGTIEAKQSESKINIRMFAQSLYNEIKLAENVLVMGHRAADFDCISSGTAIVEIAKTLNKSAHYIINQNEVDERTLKILHELVPESYTNRNFITGKQALKFLHANTLLIVVDTHNPQRVDSPDLLSKAVKIIVIDHHRVSDEAISSTITSYIDAGTSSTAEAMTEIIYYNDFSNIESEFLWNLMFAGILIDTNNFQVRTTRRTFEACGLLTDWGASSSKVKGLLKNSLNELIEKFALISNAKEIKKGFLVVLAEENLEVHTSYLAQISEMLLDLRDCKASFTIAYDRNGRACLSARSNGEINVQIICENLGGGGHFSASAVQSSKLSIKELYDELVKIIESGSYSSESGLTERY from the coding sequence GTGTTCAAATCATTACGAAATTATCATTTAATAATGATTGTTTGATTAGTAGTTGAAATCTTAATCGGTTTAACTTATTTTATTGTTAATATTGAAACATCGCGACAAGCAGTTACTATTGCTGTAATTTTAAGTTTGGTTTTGGGAAACTTCGTTATTGTTTGTCTTTATATTTTCCTTTTTAGTCTATGAATTCGCCATCGTTATATTAATACTGCTGAAATTATTAAATTAAATAATGCCCAAGCATTAACGTTTGGTAGTGTCGGAATGATTGTTCTAGATAGTGATTTATCAATTATGTGAGTAAGTGAATTTTTAGAAGATAAAGGGCTAGGCCGTTTAATTGGAAAATCAATTGTTAAATTATCACGCGATTTAGAACAACTTATTAGCAATAATATTACCCAAATTACGCTCAAAATTGAAGATATGCTTTATGATGCTATTTATTTAGTTCAAACGCGTACTATTTTGTTGCAAGAAACTACTAAATATCATTTTTTATATAATAAATTACAACAAGAAAAATTAGTGTTTGGTGTGATTAATGTTGATAATTTTTATAATTCTTTGCAAAAATTAAGAGTTGAAAATCAAATTCGTGTTGAAGCTTTCATTAAAACTGAACTAAATGATTTTGCTAATAACTATTCAGGTTTATTATTAGGAAACATTGAAGATGGATATAATATTTTACTTTATCAAAATGAGTTTAACAAAGCCCGCAATGATAATTTTCCTTTAATTAAAAATATTCGTGAAGGTGTGAAAAAATTTAAAGCTGATATTACCTTATCAGCAGGATTTTCTTATGGTAATGCTATTAGTAAAGATTTATATGATTTAGCTATTGAAAGTAAAGAACTTGCTGTTTATCGTGGTGGTGATCAAGTTGTAATTCGTGAATTTGGTGGTAATACTGTTTTTATTGGTGGCACAATTGAAGCAAAACAATCAGAATCTAAAATTAATATTAGAATGTTTGCACAATCGTTGTATAATGAAATAAAGTTAGCAGAAAATGTACTTGTAATGGGTCACCGCGCTGCTGATTTTGATTGTATTTCTTCAGGAACTGCTATTGTTGAAATAGCAAAAACATTAAATAAAAGTGCACATTATATTATTAATCAAAATGAAGTTGATGAAAGAACTTTAAAAATTCTCCATGAACTTGTCCCTGAAAGTTATACTAATCGTAATTTTATTACCGGAAAGCAAGCTTTAAAATTCCTTCATGCTAATACTTTATTAATTGTTGTTGATACACACAATCCCCAACGAGTTGATAGTCCTGACCTTTTAAGTAAGGCTGTTAAAATTATTGTGATTGACCATCATCGTGTTTCTGATGAAGCAATTAGTAGTACTATTACTTCTTATATTGACGCTGGGACTTCTTCTACTGCTGAAGCTATGACAGAAATTATTTATTATAATGATTTTAGTAATATAGAATCCGAATTTTTATGAAATTTAATGTTTGCTGGAATTCTAATTGATACTAATAATTTTCAAGTTCGAACAACTCGTAGAACATTTGAAGCTTGCGGTTTATTAACTGATTGAGGAGCATCTTCTTCTAAAGTTAAGGGACTATTGAAGAATAGTTTAAATGAATTAATTGAAAAATTTGCATTAATTAGTAATGCTAAAGAAATTAAAAAAGGTTTTTTAGTAGTATTAGCTGAAGAGAACTTAGAAGTTCATACTTCATATTTAGCACAAATTTCAGAAATGCTATTAGATTTACGTGATTGTAAAGCATCTTTCACTATTGCTTATGACCGGAATGGTCGAGCTTGTTTATCGGCAAGAAGTAATGGTGAAATCAATGTGCAAATTATTTGCGAAAACCTTGGTGGAGGAGGTCACTTTAGTGCCTCTGCTGTTCAAAGTAGCAAATTAAGTATTAAAGAACTATATGATGAACTAGTTAAAATTATTGAAAGTGGTTCCTACAGTAGTGAAAGTGGTCTGACAGAACGATATTAA
- a CDS encoding DNA cytosine methyltransferase, translating into METIKFIDLFVGLGGFHLALQDWKSELVLACDIDRWLL; encoded by the coding sequence ATGGAAACAATAAAGTTTATAGACTTATTTGTTGGACTTGGTGGTTTCCATTTAGCATTACAAGATTGAAAATCAGAATTAGTTTTAGCTTGTGATATAGATAGATGATTATTGTAA
- a CDS encoding single-stranded DNA-binding protein yields the protein MNNVSLTGRIARDLILRKSSTGKSFTFFTVAVSTIQNQTDFIPCVAWNKVAENMSNYLVKGSLISVSGRLSTRKSTYEGKEQYITEVVAQTVSFLDNRKKETAAINANYSKPQSEPKIHLDEAFKAPNYSTDIKFTNENSLNHNTSNDSSFDDEEAIIWD from the coding sequence ATGAATAATGTTTCGTTAACTGGTAGAATTGCTCGTGATTTAATTCTACGTAAATCTTCAACAGGAAAATCTTTTACTTTTTTCACTGTTGCAGTTAGTACTATTCAAAATCAAACTGATTTTATTCCGTGTGTAGCTTGAAATAAAGTTGCTGAAAATATGTCTAATTATCTTGTTAAAGGTTCTTTAATTTCAGTTTCAGGTAGATTGTCAACAAGAAAATCAACATATGAAGGAAAAGAACAGTATATTACTGAAGTAGTTGCTCAAACTGTTTCCTTCTTAGATAATCGTAAAAAGGAAACAGCAGCAATTAACGCTAATTACTCAAAACCGCAAAGTGAACCAAAAATTCATTTAGATGAAGCATTTAAAGCCCCTAATTATAGTACTGATATTAAATTCACTAATGAAAACTCACTTAACCATAATACTTCTAATGATTCATCATTTGATGATGAGGAAGCAATTATCTGAGATTAA
- the dnaB gene encoding replicative DNA helicase produces the protein MSDNNQYINNAEINVLSAMIQSSPACESALNSLAPNDFTISANQTIFKTITNLYRNNSGIDTTTIAEELVKQNNLDKIGGIQYLSSLVGQYITDANLKEHINILIERTTKRQLESALKNIGKELQGEKSITDILVNAEAQIVQVSNERNNEELLPISAHIDEVVTKIEQLQKSTVNITGTSSGINNLDIVTSGFQKGDLIILAARPSMGKTALALNFALNAANEQENENDAVVIFSLEMPKDQLITRMISCQGHFDANRLRNKSKFTSADWNRISATAEQLKQKNIIIDDTPGLRVLELQTKLRKLARENNIKLVIIDYLQLLTGRDSESRQQEVSNISRSLKILARELKVPIICLSQLSRLVERREEKRPLMSDLRESGAIEQDADIIMFLYRDDYYKEKTSEESTVQESNIAEILISKHRNGPTGKVVTIFIPKWGKFENYTG, from the coding sequence ATGAGTGATAATAATCAATATATAAACAATGCCGAAATCAATGTGTTAAGTGCTATGATTCAATCATCACCTGCTTGCGAGAGCGCATTAAATTCTTTAGCACCAAATGACTTTACTATTAGTGCCAATCAAACTATATTTAAAACTATTACTAATCTTTATCGTAATAATTCAGGAATTGACACAACAACGATTGCTGAAGAATTAGTTAAACAAAATAATTTAGATAAAATTGGTGGTATTCAATATCTGTCTTCATTAGTAGGTCAATATATTACTGATGCCAACTTAAAAGAACATATTAACATTTTAATTGAAAGAACAACAAAACGACAATTAGAAAGTGCTTTAAAGAATATTGGTAAAGAACTACAAGGCGAAAAATCTATTACTGATATTTTAGTTAATGCTGAAGCGCAAATTGTGCAAGTAAGTAATGAGCGTAATAATGAAGAGTTATTACCTATTAGCGCTCACATTGATGAAGTTGTGACAAAAATTGAACAATTACAAAAATCAACTGTTAATATTACAGGTACGAGTTCAGGTATTAACAATTTAGACATTGTTACAAGTGGTTTCCAGAAGGGTGACTTGATTATTTTAGCAGCAAGACCCTCAATGGGTAAAACTGCTTTAGCCCTTAATTTTGCCCTTAATGCTGCTAATGAACAAGAAAATGAAAATGACGCTGTTGTTATATTTTCTTTGGAAATGCCAAAAGACCAATTAATTACAAGAATGATATCTTGTCAAGGTCATTTTGATGCTAATCGTTTACGTAATAAAAGTAAATTTACATCAGCTGATTGAAATAGAATTAGCGCTACAGCTGAACAATTAAAACAAAAAAATATTATTATTGATGATACTCCTGGATTACGAGTTTTAGAATTACAAACTAAATTACGTAAACTAGCTCGTGAAAATAATATTAAATTAGTTATTATTGATTATCTGCAATTGTTAACTGGACGAGATAGTGAATCAAGGCAACAAGAAGTTTCAAACATTTCTCGTAGTTTAAAAATTCTAGCTCGTGAATTAAAAGTCCCTATTATTTGTTTATCACAACTTTCGAGATTAGTGGAACGAAGAGAAGAAAAACGTCCGTTAATGTCCGATTTACGTGAATCAGGAGCCATTGAACAAGATGCTGATATAATTATGTTTTTATATCGTGATGATTATTATAAAGAAAAAACTAGTGAAGAAAGCACTGTTCAAGAAAGTAATATTGCTGAAATTCTGATTTCTAAACACCGTAATGGTCCAACTGGAAAAGTAGTAACTATTTTTATTCCAAAATGGGGTAAATTTGAGAACTATACGGGTTAG